A portion of the Bactrocera neohumeralis isolate Rockhampton chromosome 2, APGP_CSIRO_Bneo_wtdbg2-racon-allhic-juicebox.fasta_v2, whole genome shotgun sequence genome contains these proteins:
- the LOC126753565 gene encoding esterase E4 isoform X2 encodes MVRKRLLTLLPLILFALCNILARESTSLAIAPSTFGTAIARAGKLSNTLKESTAWKTLTSHPNSLVQLFPSRAMRVVQEVVRSLRKDTNVVIETSLGKIRGRFQKYRSGERGGYYSFKGIRYGEAPIGARRFRAAAPEKPWLGVRDASREGNSCPHKNMILDTFKGNEDCLFLNVFTTRLPREDDELQLPVMVWLHGGGYSFGSGNTFLYGPDYLVAEDIVLVTLNYRLGPLGFLTAGPDAPGNQGLKDQVLALKWVRDNIAAFGGDPKQVTVFGESAGASSVQMLLLSPLAAGLFQRAISQSGSALNPWSMADSSSERAFRLAANLGYVGANDTDEILEFLRRVPAMKLVEAAPTTLTVEDSRNNIGLPFVPVVEGYWNAEGGREVYYEEPFMTQHPSEMYQQHRFHSNVPYMTGYNTHEAMLFIRRLRKNPKLLEIIENDFARMVPRDLNVTDDRERVTRDIRQFYLGNKQVGIESVDEMIALLTDLMFLQGIRKTARNHAKYGSAPVYMYRFSYDGALGLYKRMLGLTRPGVCHGDEMGYLFKFGFFNLSLDPRSTEVLVKNRMVRMWTNFAKYGNPTPQNVEDTMLTTNWTPINPQTVMEDINYLDISVNLNMRSNPESERQQFWDYMYEHFNGAAM; translated from the exons CATTAACATCGCATCCCAACTCGCTGGTGCAACTGTTTCCGTCACGTGCGATGCGCGTCGTTCAAGAGGTGGTGCGCTCGCTACGC AAGGACACAAATGTTGTAATCGAAACTTCATTGGGCAAAATTCGTGGACGCTTTCAGAAGTATAGATCCGGTGAACGCGGTGGCTACTACAGCTTCAAGGGTATACGCTATGGCGAGGCACCCATTGGTGCAAGGAG GTTCCGTGCGGCAGCGCCTGAAAAGCCCTGGTTAGGTGTGCGCGATGCGTCACGTGAGGGCAACAGCTGTCCGCACAAGAATATGATACTGGACACATTCAAAGGCAACGAGGATTGTCTATTTCTCAATGTTTTCACCACACGACTACCCAGAGAGGATGA TGAACTACAGCTGCCTGTTATGGTGTGGCTACATGGCGGCGGTTACTCCTTCGgctctggcaacactttcctaTATGGCCCCGACTATTTGGTTGCGGAGGATATTGTCTTAGTCACACTTAACTATCGCTTGGGTCCACTAGGCTTTTTGACTGCAGGTCCCGATGCGCCGGGCAATCAGGGTTTGAAG GATCAAGTGCTTGCCTTGAAGTGGGTGCGCGACAATATCGCCGCTTTCGGCGGTGATCCAAAACAAGTCACAGTTTTCGGTGAATCTGCTGGCGCTTCGTCCGTGCAAATGCTACTACTCTCGCCACTCGCCGCAGGTCTGTTCCAACGTGCCATCTCACAAAGCGGTTCAGCGTTGAATCCTTGGTCGATGGCCGACAGCTCGTCGGAACGCGCTTTTCGCTTGGCTGCCAATCTAGGCTATGTGGGTGCCAATGATACGGATGAGATTTTGGAATTTCTGCGACGCGTGCCCGCTATGAAACTGGTGGAGGCTGCGCCCACAACACTTACCGTTGAGGACTCGCGCAACAATATCGGCTTGCCGTTCGTGCCCGTGGTGGAAGGTTATTGGAATGCCGAAGGTGGTAGAGAAGTATACTATGAAGAGCCCTTCATGACACAGCATCCCAGCGAAATGTACCAACAACACAGATTCCATAGCAATGTGCCGTACATGACGGGCTACAATACACACGAAGCCATGCTTTTCATACGAA GACTACGTAAGAATCCAAAACTGCTGGAGATTATCGAGAATGATTTCGCGCGCATGGTGCCACGTGACCTGAATGTCACGGACGACCGTGAGCGCGTCACACGCGACATACGTCAATTCTATTTGGGCAACAAGCAAGTGGGCATTGAGTCCGTGGACGAAATGATTGCT CTCCTCACGGATCTGATGTTCCTGCAGGGCATACGCAAGACTGCGCGCAATCACGCCAAATACGGCAGCGCGCCTGTTTATATGTACCGTTTCTCGTACGACGGCGCGCTGGGACTGTACAAACGCATGCTGGGTCTGACGCGTCCCGGCGTGTGCCATGGCGACGAAATGGGTTACTTATTCAAATTCGGTTTCTTCAACTTGAGCCTAGATCCGCGCTCAACCGAGGTGCTCGTGAAGAACCGCATGGTGCGCATGTGGACCAATTTCGCCAAATATGG CAATCCAACGCCGCAAAATGTGGAGGACACAATGCTGACCACCAACTGGACGCCCATAAATCCACAGACTGTGATGgaagatattaattatttagatatttCCGTTAATCTGAACATGCGCAGTAATCCGGAGTCAGAGCGACAACAATTTTGGGATTATATGTATGAGCATTTTAACGGTGCTGCCATGTAG
- the LOC126753626 gene encoding DNA-directed RNA polymerase III subunit RPC3 codes for MSIEYANLCSVVVKQVFGETVQIVADCLFCAVSRTLPAILKTTKLSRKEVSLALAVLIKYQLVVFIPCESNPFLAEYSLKREEIFNILRYPGYVQLIHTKYGAVGAAIAEELLHGGPQTATNVLLKCIASSEVKEKVDTYRDNFLTMVSDNYLIRLPQLITGEEETIPKFQIDAYQYFVPPDINLHFIAQVQAGKENVEKAADAGIFWHLNFSRFHQDFRDAVMIGAIEKKLGASTGECFKFILKQMYERTDPWQKECSNPFTLAEIKQLIEKKSNNLDLIKHLDQYVTLIADDPLCFIRKVGDMGGGQYVVDLNRAFEELTLAWFGHVITERYGSKASRIFRIIYMKKFIEQEELQKEAMIPAREAKLLSYYLFQDQFIQIKTIRKAGGGGTGPAKAFFLFHFKPRQSVRMVLNVCYKALYNTIERSNFEKSEHKRLIEKSQKLDSIVATMKERGESAEYIDEILETLTPPEREILEKVKSRLKTLSKAEITLDSSIFLLQMYLFHTKVPTTLSNKDKKLM; via the exons ATGTCTATAGAATATGCTAATCTCTGTTCAGTGGTGGTGAAGCAGGTATTCGGCGAAACAGTGCAAATTGTTGCAGATTGTTTATTCTGTGCAGTCTCACGCACATTGCCGGCTatcttaaaaacaacaaaactatcACGTAAAGAG gtGTCCCTTGCATTGGCGGTGCTTATTAAATATCAACTGGTTGTGTTTATACCTTGCGAATCAAACCCATTCTTGGCGGAGTACTCATTGAAGCGTGAAGAGATTTTCAACATATTACGTTATCCAGG TTATGTGCAATTGATTCATACAAAGTATGGTGCAGTTGGTGCTGCCATTGCAGAGGAGCTACTGCATGGCGGTCCTCAAACCGCTACTAATGTGCTGCTCAAATGTATTGCCAGCTCAGAAGTCAAGGAAAAAGTCGACACCTATCGTGACAATTTCTTGACTATGGTAAGCGATAATTATTTAATACGTTTACCACAGCTGATAACTGGCGAAGAGGAAACTATACCGAAATTTCAAATTGATGCTTATCAATACTTTGTGCCACCAGATATAAATCTACATTTCATCGCACAAGTACAAGCTGGCAAAGAAAATGTGGAAAAAGCTGCAGATGCAggcattttttggcatttaaatttCAGTCGTTTCCATCAGGATTTTCGGGATGCGGTAATGATCGGTGCTATAGAGAAGAAACTTGGTGCTAGCACTGGAGAATGCTTTAAGTTTATACTGAAACAAATGTATGAGCGTACAGATCCCTGGCAAAAG GAATGCTCGAACCCATTCACACTAGCCGAAATCAAGCAATTGATTGAAAAGAAATCCAACAACCTGGATTTGATTAAACATTTGGATCAATACGTCACGCTTATAG CTGATGATCCCTTATGTTTCATACGCAAGGTCGGCGATATGGGCGGTGGCCAATATGTCGTAGATTTAAATCGCGCTTTCGAGGAATTAACGTTGGCTTGGTTTGGGCATGTCATAACCGAACGTTATGGCTCCAAGGCGTCCCGTATATTTCGCATTATTTACATGAAGAAATTCATCGAGCAAGAAGAGTTGCAAAAGGAGGCGATGATACCAGCGCGTGAGGCGAAATTATTGTCGTACTATCTATTTCAAGatcaatttatacaaataaaaacgaTTAGAAAAGCGGGCGGTGGTGGTACGGGACCTGCTAAAGCCTTCTTCTTGTTCCACTTCAAGCCCAGACAG AGCGTGCGCATGGTCTTAAATGTTTGCTATAAAGCTTTATATAACACAATTGAGCGCTCCAATTTCGAAAAGTCCGAGCATAAACGCTTAATTGAGAAATCACAAAAGTTGGACAGCATTGTTGCAACAATGAAGGAGCGTGGTGAATCAGCCGAATATATTGACGAG ATACTCGAAACTTTGACGCCGCCCGAGAGAGAGATACTGGAAAAGGTGAAATCTCGTCTCAAGACTCTCTCGAAAGCTGAAATAACCTTAGATAGTAGCATATTTCTATTACAAATGTATCTGTTTCACACGAAAGTGCCAACGACACTTTCAAATAAAGACaagaaattaatgtaa